From the genome of Vicia villosa cultivar HV-30 ecotype Madison, WI linkage group LG2, Vvil1.0, whole genome shotgun sequence, one region includes:
- the LOC131646578 gene encoding lectin 5-like — protein MANSKPNLLATQTIFSLFLLAFLLSLTNVNSESVSVSFPKFDNGTDTIVLGGDAKNIGGVLQLTEKDELGNPSPHSFGLSIFSKPIHLSDEKSGKVADFTTEFSFVVDPKGSQLHGDGFTFFILSVFGYEIPANSSSEGGFLGLFDKETAFDTSRNSVVAVEFDSFTNEWDPPAPHIGIDINTIESSITVPWPIDRQPQGSIGIARIRYNSASKELSVLVSYPNNPVKVDVSVSYTVDLVAVLSEWVIIGFSGATGELAETHDILSWSFTTNL, from the coding sequence ATGGCCAACTCCAAACCAAACCTCCTTGCAACACAAACAATCTTCTCTCTTTTCCTTTTAGCCTTTCTCTTGTCACTCACCAATGTCAACTCAGAATCAGTTTCTGTCAGCTTCCCCAAGTTTGACAATGGTACCGATACCATAGTCCTCGGCGGTGACGCCAAAAATATCGGTGGCGTACTACAGCTCACTGAAAAGGACGAACTCGGAAATCCATCTCCACATAGTTTTGGTCTTTCCATATTCTCTAAACCTATTCATCTCTCCGACGAAAAAAGTGGTAAAGTTGCCGACTTTACCACTGAGTTTTCTTTTGTTGTTGACCCAAAGGGTTCACAACTTCACGGCGACGGTTTCACTTTCTTTATTCTATCAGTTTTTGGTTATGAGATCCCGGCTAATTCATCTTCCGAGGGCGGATTTCTTGGACTATTCGATAAAGAAACCGCCTTCGATACCTCTAGAAACTCTGTCGTTGCTGTCGAGTTTGACAGTTTTACAAATGAGTGGGATCCTCCTGCACCGCATATTGGAATCGACATCAACACCATTGAGTCTTCGATCACGGTTCCATGGCCAATCGATAGACAACCACAAGGATCGATAGGAATCGCACGAATCAGATATAATTCTGCGTCAAAAGAGTTGAGTGTTTTAGTAAGTTATCCAAATAATCCTGTCAAAGTGGATGTTAGTGTTTCTTATACAGTTGATCTTGTGGCGGTTCTATCGGAATGGGTCATTATTGGTTTCTCCGGTGCTACTGGCGAACTTGCAGAAACACATGACATTCTCTCTTGGTCATTCACTACGAACCTTTAG